One genomic window of Candidatus Omnitrophota bacterium includes the following:
- a CDS encoding response regulator codes for MAKRILVVDDEKDCCSFINDYLAKRGYSVDVAYDGIQAKEMLDKNSYDCIFFDCNMPELTGIELVSVINKKNPHARKVMISGYEGVDENFAKKIGIDAFLSKPVILRDLETAIGA; via the coding sequence ATGGCAAAGAGGATCCTTGTAGTGGACGATGAGAAGGATTGCTGTTCATTCATAAACGATTACCTGGCGAAACGCGGCTATTCCGTCGACGTGGCTTACGACGGCATACAGGCAAAAGAGATGCTGGACAAGAACTCATACGATTGTATATTCTTCGACTGCAATATGCCCGAGTTGACCGGAATAGAGCTCGTCTCGGTAATAAATAAGAAGAACCCTCACGCCAGGAAGGTCATGATATCCGGATACGAGGGCGTAGATGAAAATTTCGCGAAGAAGATAGGCATAGACGCGTTCCTGAGTAAACCCGTCATCCTGAGAGACCTTGAGACGGCTATCGGGGCCTAG